One genomic window of Leptotrichia shahii includes the following:
- a CDS encoding Tex family protein encodes MDILKNVASELKFGESQVENTIKLFDEGATVPFIARYRKEVTGNLDEEQIRDVIEKVTYYRNLENRKEEVLRLIEEQGKLTDELKNSITCATKLQEVEDLYLPYKKKKKTKADIAKEQGLEPLTEFALMPTNTFEMMQKEAEKYLSEEVKSAEDAINGVHLIIAQNISENVKIREFLRDKISEFGILTSKVVEKNKENDEKGVYQDYYEYSELIKKAASNRILAINRGEKEKILKVDIEIDEKTEKFIMDFILNTFKNKNLVEFLSKVIKDSLDRLAYPSIKNEVRNIYTEKAEEEAINIFSENLEKLLLQPPLTKKTLMGLDPGYRTGCKLVIINKDGFYETNDVLFLVEEMHNPKQLETAKKKILDYIKKYDVDIIAIGNGTASRETESFVADVIKEASKPVSYLIVSEAGASVYSASKIAIEEFPDLDVTARGAISIARRIQDPMAELVKIDPKSIGVGMYQHDVNQKKLNETLEQTIEHVVNNVGVNINTASWALLSFVSGIKKNVAKNLVDYRHENGDFKDRKELMKVKGLGAKAFEQMAGFVVVPDSKNPLDNTIIHPESYHIAETILKEANCKVDDLKFDLNEVRQKLKAIKLEKIIKENNFGNETAKDVYEALLKDRRDPRDEFEKPLLRSDILNMDDLQEGMVLEGTVRNVAKFGAFVDIGLKGDALLHISEIAEKFVSDPTKELSVGQIIKVKILSLDKERGRVGLTRKGI; translated from the coding sequence TTGGATATTTTAAAAAATGTGGCAAGTGAGCTAAAATTTGGCGAGTCACAAGTGGAAAATACAATAAAACTTTTTGATGAAGGAGCGACTGTGCCATTTATTGCTCGTTATAGAAAAGAAGTTACGGGAAATCTAGATGAGGAGCAAATTAGGGATGTAATTGAGAAAGTTACTTATTACAGAAATTTGGAGAATAGGAAAGAGGAAGTTTTAAGACTTATAGAAGAGCAGGGAAAATTAACTGATGAGCTGAAAAATAGCATAACTTGTGCAACAAAACTTCAGGAAGTGGAAGATCTTTATTTGCCTTACAAGAAAAAGAAAAAAACGAAGGCAGATATTGCAAAAGAGCAAGGTTTAGAACCTTTGACAGAATTTGCATTGATGCCAACAAATACTTTTGAGATGATGCAAAAAGAGGCAGAAAAATATTTGAGTGAAGAAGTTAAGTCAGCTGAAGATGCGATTAATGGAGTGCATTTGATTATTGCTCAAAATATTTCGGAAAATGTGAAAATAAGGGAATTTTTGAGGGATAAAATTTCAGAATTTGGAATTTTGACTTCTAAAGTTGTGGAAAAAAATAAGGAAAATGATGAAAAAGGGGTTTATCAAGATTATTATGAGTATTCAGAACTTATTAAAAAAGCTGCTTCTAATAGAATTTTAGCGATAAATCGTGGTGAAAAAGAAAAAATATTAAAAGTTGACATTGAAATTGACGAAAAAACTGAAAAATTTATAATGGACTTTATTTTGAATACTTTTAAAAATAAAAATTTAGTTGAATTTTTGAGCAAAGTTATAAAAGATTCACTGGATAGATTGGCTTATCCGTCGATAAAAAACGAAGTGAGAAATATTTATACTGAAAAAGCTGAGGAGGAAGCGATTAACATTTTTTCTGAAAATTTAGAAAAACTCCTACTGCAGCCACCTTTAACAAAAAAAACATTAATGGGGCTTGATCCCGGTTACAGAACTGGATGTAAATTGGTAATTATCAACAAAGATGGCTTTTATGAAACAAATGATGTGCTTTTTCTAGTTGAAGAAATGCATAATCCTAAACAGCTTGAAACTGCAAAGAAAAAAATATTGGATTACATAAAAAAATATGATGTTGATATTATTGCAATTGGGAATGGAACGGCTTCTCGTGAAACTGAAAGTTTTGTGGCAGATGTTATAAAAGAAGCATCAAAACCTGTGTCATATTTGATTGTAAGTGAAGCAGGAGCTTCAGTTTATTCAGCTTCAAAAATTGCGATTGAGGAGTTTCCTGATTTGGATGTAACGGCGAGAGGAGCGATTTCGATTGCTAGAAGAATTCAGGATCCGATGGCTGAGCTTGTGAAGATAGATCCAAAGTCAATTGGAGTCGGAATGTATCAGCACGATGTGAATCAAAAAAAATTGAATGAAACTTTGGAACAGACGATTGAACATGTTGTAAATAATGTTGGAGTCAATATTAATACGGCTTCGTGGGCATTACTTAGTTTTGTGTCTGGAATTAAGAAAAATGTAGCTAAAAATCTTGTGGATTATAGGCACGAAAATGGAGATTTTAAGGACAGAAAAGAGCTTATGAAAGTAAAAGGTTTGGGAGCGAAGGCATTTGAGCAGATGGCGGGATTTGTTGTAGTACCAGACAGTAAAAATCCTCTAGACAATACGATTATCCATCCAGAATCGTATCACATCGCTGAAACAATCTTGAAGGAAGCAAATTGTAAAGTTGATGATCTGAAGTTTGATTTGAATGAAGTTAGACAAAAGCTAAAAGCTATAAAACTAGAAAAAATTATAAAAGAAAATAATTTTGGAAATGAAACTGCAAAAGATGTTTATGAAGCATTGTTAAAAGACAGGAGGGATCCAAGAGATGAGTTTGAGAAGCCGCTTCTGAGATCAGATATTTTGAATATGGATGATTTGCAAGAGGGGATGGTACTTGAAGGAACTGTAAGAAATGTAGCCAAATTTGGAGCTTTTGTGGATATTGGATTAAAAGGTGATGCACTGCTTCATATTTCTGAAATAGCAGAAAAATTTGTTTCAGATCCTACAAAGGAACTTTCTGTGGGGCAAATTATTAAAGTTAAAATATTGTCGCTGGATAAGGAAAGAGGAAGGGTGGGACTTACTAGAAAAGGAATTTAA